One stretch of Arachis duranensis cultivar V14167 chromosome 1, aradu.V14167.gnm2.J7QH, whole genome shotgun sequence DNA includes these proteins:
- the LOC107491733 gene encoding uncharacterized protein LOC107491733, whose product MMQTEHLPHTHSSPSFSSYSSSETFAQIAARVIQELQQDPLYANDLLFPSSWPQNDFQHDQNDNDDDDNNQDDDEFEFSLVSRDIASSPVSADDIFHNGHITPSYLLFGRHVLLNGVFSDSPLRASETTPAPAPARRRLPLRALMLEEHENNSKNELEGVAEGSYCVWTPQSCKKSSSAGSSSSRRWKLRDLLLRSHSDGKEPILFINNSKAVLPNQNGSAAVKDGGERSKRRLFLPYRQEILGLFGNNNNNNSGVGRDSQPSSNPN is encoded by the coding sequence ATGATGCAAACGGAGCATCTTCCCCACACACACTCTTCTCCCAGCTTCAGCAGCTACTCATCTTCTGAGACCTTCGCTCAAATTGCCGCCAGAGTCATCCAAGAACTTCAACAAGACCCTCTCTACGCCAACGACCTCCTTTTTCCCTCCTCATGGCCCCAAAACGACTTCCAACATGACCAAAACGACAACGACGACGATGACAACAACCAAGACGACGACGAATTCGAATTCTCCCTCGTTTCCAGAGATATTGCCTCCTCCCCCGTCTCCGCCGACGACATTTTCCACAACGGCCACATCACTCCAAGCTACCTACTCTTCGGCCGACACGTCCTCCTCAACGGCGTCTTCTCGGATTCTCCGCTTCGCGCCAGTGAAACGACTCCGGCACCGGCACCGGCACGGCGACGTTTGCCTCTGAGGGCTCTGATGTTGGAGGAGCACGAAAACAACAGCAAAAACGAACTGGAAGGTGTGGCGGAGGGAAGCTACTGTGTGTGGACCCCACAGAGCTGCAAGAAGAGCAGCTCTGCCGGTTCTAGTTCTTCGAGGAGATGGAAGCTTCGAGATTTGTTACTCAGAAGCCATAGCGATGGCAAGGAACCGATTCTGTTTATTAATAACAGCAAGGCCGTGCTACCAAATCAAAATGGCTCGGCCGCCGTGAAGGATGGTGGAGAGAGGTCTAAGAGGAGGTTGTTCTTGCCTTACCGCCAAGAGATTCTGGGGCTTTTtgggaataataataataataatagtggaGTTGGTAGAGACTCGCAACCTTCTTCAAATCCCAACTAG